One Cohnella candidum genomic region harbors:
- a CDS encoding DUF3502 domain-containing protein → MTFKRKPVSLVLALVLAMATLLSACGGGNKSSSSPSASESASPSATASASASGQASPSGGADTPEEVKLKMLLVGGKPADYDAVFTELNKLLKAKINATVEAEFLDWADWSQKYPLKFAANEDFDIAYTANWAFYNDQALKGGFLELTDDLLSKYAPKTWEAMPKVSWEQAKVNGKLYMVPNNNQEVTDKAVLIREDLRKKYNLPAVNSPETFANYLKTLAQNEKGILPFQAKAADGWKWHELDQILLEQQNEWNLVDYNIPLAYKLDDASGKVFNVYDTPEFKQLLTYYKDLSDNKAWSRNVVSNKNDQWQDIKAGKAASYAQNLGTVAANLAEMRRDKPDVELAIADLTPDKKKIGAISTQNGLAIHANSKHVERALMLIDLLQNDKEIHDLTMYGIVGKNYEPVGDNKYKAGPNAANYTGFSNWGWNSPLNRTDASYPQEASDMGNTWLQKVYHFPLETFVFDDSKVKNEVANVGNVMLRYAIPLEYGLVKDLDKGQADLIKQLKAAGIDKVQQELQSQIDAFLAAAK, encoded by the coding sequence ATGACATTCAAAAGAAAGCCCGTATCGCTCGTGCTGGCCCTCGTGCTGGCAATGGCAACCTTGCTGAGCGCCTGCGGAGGCGGCAACAAATCGAGCTCGTCTCCTTCCGCTTCGGAAAGCGCCTCTCCTTCCGCGACGGCGTCTGCGTCCGCATCCGGACAAGCGTCGCCGAGCGGCGGCGCGGACACACCCGAAGAAGTGAAGCTGAAAATGCTGCTCGTCGGGGGTAAGCCGGCCGATTACGACGCCGTATTCACGGAGCTGAACAAGCTGCTCAAAGCGAAAATCAACGCGACGGTGGAAGCCGAATTCCTCGACTGGGCCGACTGGTCGCAGAAATATCCGTTGAAATTCGCCGCGAACGAAGATTTCGACATCGCGTACACCGCGAACTGGGCTTTCTATAACGACCAGGCTTTGAAAGGCGGTTTCCTGGAGCTGACCGACGACCTGTTGTCCAAATACGCTCCGAAAACGTGGGAAGCGATGCCGAAGGTGTCCTGGGAGCAGGCCAAAGTGAACGGCAAGCTTTACATGGTGCCGAACAACAACCAGGAAGTGACCGATAAAGCGGTTCTGATCCGCGAAGATCTGCGCAAGAAATACAACCTTCCGGCCGTCAACAGCCCGGAGACGTTCGCGAACTACCTGAAGACGCTGGCCCAAAACGAAAAAGGCATCCTGCCGTTCCAAGCGAAAGCGGCGGACGGCTGGAAGTGGCACGAGCTTGACCAAATCTTGCTGGAGCAGCAAAACGAATGGAACCTGGTCGACTACAACATCCCGCTCGCTTATAAGCTGGACGACGCTTCCGGCAAAGTGTTCAACGTCTACGACACGCCGGAATTCAAGCAGCTCCTCACGTACTACAAAGACTTGTCGGACAACAAAGCATGGTCCCGCAACGTCGTGAGCAACAAGAACGATCAATGGCAGGACATCAAAGCCGGCAAAGCGGCTTCCTACGCTCAGAACCTGGGCACCGTGGCGGCTAACCTGGCCGAAATGCGCCGCGACAAGCCGGACGTCGAGCTCGCGATCGCGGACCTGACGCCGGACAAGAAGAAAATCGGCGCGATTTCCACGCAGAACGGCTTGGCGATTCACGCGAACTCCAAACACGTCGAGCGCGCTCTGATGCTGATCGACCTGTTGCAAAACGACAAGGAGATCCACGATCTCACCATGTACGGCATCGTCGGCAAAAACTACGAGCCGGTCGGAGACAACAAGTATAAAGCCGGACCGAATGCGGCGAACTACACGGGCTTCTCCAACTGGGGCTGGAACTCTCCGCTGAACCGCACGGATGCCTCTTATCCGCAGGAAGCGAGCGACATGGGCAATACCTGGCTGCAAAAAGTGTACCACTTCCCTCTGGAAACGTTCGTCTTCGACGATTCCAAAGTGAAAAACGAAGTCGCCAACGTCGGCAACGTCATGCTGCGCTACGCGATCCCGCTGGAATACGGCCTGGTGAAAGACCTGGACAAAGGCCAAGCGGACCTGATCAAGCAACTGAAGGCCGCCGGCATCGATAAGGTCCAGCAAGAGCTGCAAAGCCAGATCGACGCATTCCTGGCCGCGGCGAAATAA
- a CDS encoding SOS response-associated peptidase family protein, which produces MNERYALTAEMSDLTGEFRVDRIEFPYYDNEDYRPTGQIPVIRRVGDERRLSGQRWGLMPYWGKSSLHADRESLGEKPYLLYMLAKKRCVVPCSGMLFERDEGKYRSVYRREHASKKVFAAAGIYDVWLDSEKNEYPMCTIISVSRPSTQIGSVPLVLEGDALDTWLDPRHNTADAMREFLRSVPEAEFRVELVSTAKSK; this is translated from the coding sequence ATGAACGAACGTTACGCGCTCACGGCGGAGATGTCGGATTTAACCGGCGAGTTCCGCGTCGACCGCATCGAATTCCCTTATTACGACAACGAAGATTACCGGCCGACCGGCCAAATTCCGGTCATTCGGAGGGTCGGCGACGAACGGCGGCTCAGCGGCCAGCGATGGGGCTTGATGCCTTATTGGGGCAAAAGCTCCCTTCACGCGGACCGCGAAAGCCTCGGGGAGAAACCTTATTTGCTGTACATGCTGGCCAAAAAACGCTGCGTCGTTCCCTGCAGCGGCATGCTTTTTGAACGCGACGAAGGCAAGTACCGTTCCGTTTACAGGCGTGAGCATGCCTCGAAGAAAGTATTCGCGGCCGCGGGCATTTACGACGTGTGGCTCGATTCGGAGAAAAACGAGTATCCGATGTGCACGATTATCAGCGTGTCCCGCCCCTCCACCCAGATCGGAAGCGTTCCCCTCGTGCTCGAAGGAGATGCGCTCGATACTTGGCTGGACCCGCGCCACAATACGGCGGACGCAATGCGGGAATTTTTGCGCTCGGTGCCCGAAGCCGAGTTCCGCGTGGAATTGGTGTCAACCGCGAAATCGAAGTGA
- a CDS encoding response regulator: protein MKMNILLVDDEAVDLEWLRRRVLGSALDLHIAGTANNGFAALKILEQEPVDLILSDIRMPIMSGTDFARRAKEIHPNVKIVFISGHEDFGYAREAIEINAHGYLLKPVGDEELHGMLSSVFAKVEQERERNRSVSEALSLVGEELLLRWFHDVDPGQVESHIRSFLEPLLRGGTAAAIVEIDDLERAARNGSETDKRAITAQAAHLLKEFAEHWPLGRLLVSHNARFVVLATEPEDRFTLLLEGLLDEIRGKLPITVTIGIGQYARDMERLHESFRQAQAALSAKWLLGKNRLIKDSSESEPRGVSSSSLDEAVDRMLQGILEYDLVAIDDSLMELFGRSELALRKNDVYDLIIRITSKLHADLQKMNENLYELLQWESHQPMLLFQFETVQDVISWLRRRFFELSELLYSKKQKQKRKIIDEIIRYVEEKLEQKVTLKEVAAHFAFTPNYLGHLFHEETGLHFSDFMQEKRMDRVRALLGDPTLKVYEIAERVGYKNIIYFNRQFKQFTGMTPGEYRKKHRI from the coding sequence ATGAAAATGAATATTCTGCTTGTCGACGACGAAGCCGTAGACCTGGAATGGCTGCGGCGAAGGGTGCTCGGCAGCGCATTGGATCTCCATATCGCCGGAACGGCGAACAACGGTTTCGCGGCTTTGAAAATCCTCGAGCAGGAGCCGGTGGACCTGATCCTCTCCGATATCCGGATGCCGATCATGTCGGGAACGGATTTCGCCCGCAGGGCCAAGGAAATCCATCCGAACGTGAAAATCGTCTTCATCAGCGGGCACGAGGATTTCGGCTACGCGCGGGAAGCGATCGAAATCAACGCGCACGGCTATTTGCTGAAGCCCGTCGGAGACGAGGAGCTGCACGGCATGCTGTCGTCGGTGTTCGCGAAGGTGGAGCAGGAGCGGGAGCGGAACCGCTCGGTCTCCGAAGCCTTATCGCTCGTCGGGGAAGAGCTGCTGCTGCGCTGGTTCCACGACGTCGACCCCGGCCAAGTCGAGTCGCACATCCGCAGCTTCCTGGAGCCGCTGCTCCGCGGCGGCACGGCCGCGGCCATCGTGGAAATCGACGATCTGGAGCGCGCAGCCCGGAACGGATCGGAAACGGACAAGCGGGCGATCACCGCCCAAGCCGCACATTTGCTCAAGGAATTCGCGGAGCACTGGCCGCTCGGCCGGCTGCTCGTCAGCCACAACGCACGGTTCGTCGTGCTGGCGACCGAGCCGGAGGACCGGTTCACGCTGCTGCTCGAAGGACTGCTCGACGAAATCCGGGGGAAGCTGCCGATTACCGTGACGATCGGGATCGGCCAATACGCGCGGGACATGGAGCGGCTGCACGAATCGTTCCGGCAGGCCCAAGCGGCGCTCAGCGCCAAGTGGCTGCTCGGCAAAAACCGGCTGATCAAGGACTCGTCCGAATCCGAGCCGAGAGGCGTCTCCTCTTCCAGTCTGGACGAAGCGGTCGACCGTATGCTTCAGGGCATCCTGGAATACGACCTCGTCGCGATCGACGACAGCTTGATGGAACTGTTCGGCCGCAGCGAGCTGGCATTGCGCAAAAACGACGTCTACGATCTCATTATCCGCATCACGTCCAAGCTCCACGCGGATTTGCAGAAGATGAACGAAAATCTGTACGAACTGCTTCAGTGGGAATCGCATCAGCCTATGTTGCTTTTCCAGTTCGAGACGGTCCAGGACGTCATTTCCTGGCTCAGGAGGCGTTTTTTCGAGCTGTCGGAACTGCTGTATTCCAAAAAGCAGAAGCAAAAACGCAAGATCATCGACGAAATCATCCGGTACGTCGAGGAGAAGCTCGAGCAGAAAGTCACCCTGAAGGAAGTGGCGGCCCATTTCGCCTTCACGCCGAATTATCTCGGCCACCTGTTCCACGAGGAGACGGGCCTCCATTTCAGCGACTTCATGCAGGAGAAGCGGATGGACCGCGTGCGCGCGCTGCTTGGGGACCCGACTCTCAAAGTCTATGAGATCGCCGAGAGGGTCGGCTACAAGAACATCATCTATTTCAACCGCCAGTTCAAGCAGTTCACGGGCATGACGCCCGGCGAATACCGCAAGAAACACCGGATTTAA
- a CDS encoding NUDIX hydrolase translates to MVAKFCMSCGSALAAREVDGTVRLACTECSFVHWGNYSIGVGALVVQGDKVLLVRRAQNPGKGFWTNPGGYIEQTEPIAETIRREVREECGIDAVVRSIVAVRDQPRSIHNVYLAFAMEYVSGEPIPDGFEVDGAGFFSPEEMETMNVAEMTRWLVDVALHGRSQGLRGDESSYPSLSGYGLFRV, encoded by the coding sequence ATGGTAGCGAAATTTTGCATGTCGTGCGGCAGCGCGTTGGCTGCTAGAGAAGTGGACGGTACGGTAAGGTTGGCCTGCACGGAATGCAGCTTCGTGCATTGGGGAAATTACAGCATCGGGGTCGGCGCGCTCGTCGTCCAGGGGGACAAGGTGCTTCTCGTCCGAAGGGCGCAAAATCCGGGCAAGGGCTTTTGGACCAATCCGGGAGGATATATCGAGCAAACGGAACCGATCGCGGAGACGATCCGCCGGGAAGTTCGGGAGGAATGCGGCATCGACGCCGTCGTCCGCAGCATCGTGGCGGTTCGGGATCAGCCCCGGAGCATCCATAACGTTTATTTGGCCTTCGCGATGGAATACGTGTCGGGCGAGCCGATTCCCGACGGATTCGAGGTCGACGGCGCAGGGTTCTTCAGCCCGGAGGAAATGGAAACGATGAACGTGGCCGAAATGACCCGCTGGCTCGTAGACGTCGCTTTGCACGGCCGTTCCCAGGGACTAAGAGGGGACGAGTCCTCCTACCCTTCCTTAAGCGGTTACGGCTTGTTCCGCGTTTAA
- a CDS encoding beta-galactosidase, which produces MSNKFPPISAKLPVFMHGADYNPDQWLHDPAVLEEDIRLMKLAHCNVMAVGIFSWATLEPEEGTFRFDWLDNVLDQFAENGIYAWVATPSGARPAWMSQKYPEVLRVAPNRQRNLHGLRHNHCYTSPVYREKVTIMNRELARRYSQHPAVVGWHISNEFGGECHCDYCQEAFRAWLMRKYGSLEALNAAWWTAFWSHTYTDWSQVESPAPHGETMVHGQNLDWRRFVTDQTIDFYKHEIVPLKEANPELPCTANMMDLFEGLDYRKFAEAVDVISWDAYPTWHASDLEAAVGSWFAFNHDLFRSLKRKPFMLMESTPSLTNWQPVSKLKRPGMHRLSSLQAVAHGSDTVQYFQWRKSRGSSEKFHGAVVDHVGHEHTRVFKDVASLGETLSGLTELIGTPVPAEAAVLFDWDNRWAVKDAQGPRNQGIHYEETVMQHYRAMWELGIPTDVVGSGDDFGAYKLIAVPMAYLLREETGKRLEKFVENGGTLLATYWTGIVDENDLCHLGGFPGPLRKTLGIWAEEIEGLHDHDRNGLEMNAGNALGIEGTYEVRELCDLIHAEGASVLGVYESDFYAGRPALTMNAFGRGQAYYLAARVSDPAFYEKLYGRLAADAGVRRALNSALPAGVTAQLRSDGERDYVFVMNFSGTEAEVVLDRVYEDAETGEETSGVMRLPVHGIRLLKRSAL; this is translated from the coding sequence ATGAGCAACAAATTTCCTCCGATCAGCGCGAAGCTGCCGGTATTCATGCACGGGGCCGACTATAATCCGGACCAATGGTTGCACGATCCCGCCGTACTGGAAGAAGATATCCGGCTGATGAAGCTGGCGCATTGCAACGTGATGGCGGTCGGCATTTTCTCGTGGGCGACCTTGGAACCGGAAGAAGGGACGTTCCGGTTCGACTGGCTGGATAACGTGCTGGATCAGTTCGCCGAAAACGGCATCTATGCCTGGGTGGCCACGCCGAGCGGCGCGCGTCCGGCTTGGATGTCGCAGAAGTATCCGGAGGTGCTCCGCGTGGCGCCGAATCGGCAGCGCAACCTGCACGGGCTTCGCCACAACCATTGCTATACATCTCCGGTATACCGCGAGAAAGTGACGATCATGAACCGCGAGCTGGCGCGTAGATACTCGCAGCATCCGGCGGTCGTCGGCTGGCATATTTCCAACGAATTCGGCGGGGAATGCCATTGCGATTACTGCCAGGAGGCGTTCCGTGCTTGGCTAATGCGGAAGTACGGCTCGCTGGAGGCGCTCAATGCGGCATGGTGGACCGCTTTCTGGAGCCACACGTATACGGATTGGTCGCAAGTCGAATCGCCCGCGCCGCACGGCGAGACGATGGTGCACGGGCAAAACCTGGACTGGAGGCGTTTCGTCACCGACCAGACGATCGATTTCTACAAGCACGAAATCGTGCCGCTCAAGGAAGCGAATCCCGAGCTGCCCTGCACCGCGAACATGATGGATCTATTCGAAGGGCTGGATTACCGCAAATTCGCCGAAGCCGTGGACGTCATCTCTTGGGACGCTTATCCGACCTGGCATGCTTCGGATTTGGAAGCGGCCGTCGGATCTTGGTTTGCGTTCAACCACGACCTGTTCCGTTCGCTGAAACGCAAGCCGTTCATGCTGATGGAAAGCACGCCGAGCTTGACCAACTGGCAGCCGGTCAGCAAGCTGAAGCGCCCGGGCATGCACCGGCTGTCCTCGCTGCAGGCCGTCGCGCACGGCTCCGACACCGTGCAGTATTTCCAGTGGCGCAAGAGCCGGGGCTCAAGCGAGAAATTCCACGGAGCGGTCGTCGACCATGTCGGGCATGAGCATACGCGCGTGTTCAAGGATGTGGCTTCGCTCGGCGAGACGCTGTCCGGCCTAACGGAGCTGATCGGCACGCCGGTTCCCGCCGAAGCCGCCGTTCTGTTCGACTGGGATAACCGCTGGGCCGTGAAGGACGCGCAAGGCCCGCGCAACCAAGGCATCCATTATGAAGAAACGGTCATGCAGCATTACCGCGCGATGTGGGAGCTCGGCATCCCGACGGACGTCGTCGGGTCGGGCGACGATTTCGGCGCTTATAAGCTGATCGCGGTTCCGATGGCTTATCTGCTGCGGGAAGAGACCGGGAAGCGGTTGGAGAAATTCGTGGAGAATGGCGGCACGCTGCTCGCCACCTACTGGACCGGCATCGTGGACGAGAACGACTTGTGCCATTTGGGCGGGTTTCCGGGTCCCCTGAGGAAAACGCTCGGCATTTGGGCGGAGGAAATCGAAGGGCTCCACGATCATGACCGAAACGGTCTTGAGATGAACGCGGGCAACGCGCTCGGCATCGAAGGCACGTACGAAGTCCGCGAGCTGTGCGACCTGATCCATGCCGAAGGCGCATCCGTGCTGGGCGTCTACGAATCGGACTTCTACGCCGGCCGTCCGGCTTTGACGATGAATGCGTTCGGACGCGGACAAGCTTATTACCTGGCGGCTCGTGTGAGCGACCCGGCGTTTTACGAGAAGCTTTACGGCCGGCTGGCGGCGGATGCCGGCGTTCGCCGAGCGCTCAATAGCGCGCTTCCGGCTGGCGTGACGGCGCAGCTGCGCTCGGACGGAGAGCGGGACTATGTATTCGTGATGAACTTTTCGGGAACGGAGGCAGAGGTCGTCCTGGATCGGGTTTACGAGGACGCCGAAACCGGAGAAGAGACGTCGGGGGTTATGCGGCTGCCCGTACACGGCATCCGCCTCTTGAAGCGGAGCGCCCTGTAA
- a CDS encoding sensor histidine kinase: MKHTTRLKAYMPFTYKMMIPYLLLVLLTDISVGYLSYTMLIDSRTEMAETNIRTAMEQTRNNVKYQMDEIQRMSDTLFGSVPFQRALQRRGEPLQIYLTMLDEIVPQIQAPLQLFGNKIRLILYTMNPDLNEVPGEDLNQPITKSDYYILPFDTIRDAGWFRSFTSQNRDNVWVPLDTDRELQNISQIRKLVSFNDYTTTIGYLRITANLEDLLGNFDTFPVEEGISLRLIDRTTGESLYQRGQAALQAQDQDVLKLTEDIPGSSFTIETFVPPSYLTKDASKLQMAISAVCAASFLVMAMIGLVVARLSGRKMSRIVGLVRSFEEGNFRKRIHFSGNDEFVHIADAFNVMATNIQELIDSVYVQGIQKKQAELEALQAQINPHFLYNTLSAVSSLANLGETDKVTGMVRGLSKFYRLTLNQGQVYIPLAKELEQVETYLDIQRVKYADRFTVSFDVEESILGDRVIKLILQPFVENIFKHAWFEDTIAIRIVGRKLGDRIELKVIDNGIGMKPETVRGLLDGPSLSGGYGLKNVDERIKLRYGPGYGIEIASVYGGGTSVRILLPAEDVPELRDAEQAQGA; encoded by the coding sequence ATGAAGCATACGACGCGCCTCAAAGCCTACATGCCGTTCACATATAAAATGATGATCCCCTATCTGCTGCTCGTGCTGCTAACCGACATTTCGGTCGGCTATCTTTCGTACACGATGCTGATCGACTCCAGGACCGAGATGGCGGAGACGAACATCCGGACCGCCATGGAGCAAACCCGGAATAACGTCAAATACCAGATGGACGAAATTCAGCGGATGTCCGACACGCTTTTCGGAAGCGTTCCTTTTCAACGTGCGCTTCAGAGAAGAGGGGAGCCGCTGCAAATTTACCTCACGATGCTGGACGAAATCGTGCCGCAAATCCAGGCTCCGCTGCAGCTGTTCGGCAACAAAATCCGGCTGATCCTGTATACCATGAACCCGGATCTCAACGAAGTTCCTGGCGAAGACCTCAATCAGCCGATCACGAAAAGCGATTATTATATCCTCCCCTTCGATACCATTCGCGACGCCGGCTGGTTCCGGTCTTTTACCTCCCAGAATCGGGATAACGTATGGGTTCCGCTCGATACCGACCGCGAGTTGCAGAACATTTCGCAAATCCGCAAGCTCGTTTCCTTCAACGACTATACGACGACGATCGGTTATCTCAGAATCACGGCGAACCTTGAGGACCTGCTCGGCAATTTCGATACGTTCCCCGTCGAGGAAGGCATCTCCCTGCGGCTGATCGACCGGACGACCGGCGAAAGCCTTTACCAACGAGGACAAGCCGCCTTGCAGGCGCAAGACCAAGACGTGCTGAAGCTGACCGAAGACATTCCCGGTTCCAGCTTCACGATCGAAACTTTCGTGCCGCCATCTTACCTGACGAAGGACGCCAGCAAACTGCAAATGGCCATCAGCGCCGTATGCGCGGCCAGCTTCCTCGTCATGGCGATGATCGGGCTCGTGGTCGCCCGCCTGTCCGGCCGCAAAATGTCCCGTATCGTCGGACTCGTCCGCTCCTTCGAAGAAGGCAACTTCCGCAAACGGATCCATTTCTCCGGCAACGATGAATTCGTCCATATCGCCGACGCCTTCAACGTAATGGCTACGAACATCCAGGAATTGATCGACAGCGTCTACGTGCAGGGAATCCAGAAGAAGCAAGCGGAGCTCGAAGCGCTGCAGGCGCAGATCAATCCGCATTTTCTGTACAACACGCTGTCCGCGGTCAGCAGCCTGGCCAATCTCGGAGAGACGGACAAGGTCACGGGAATGGTGCGGGGATTGTCCAAGTTCTACCGGCTGACCTTGAACCAAGGCCAGGTTTACATTCCGCTTGCGAAAGAGCTGGAGCAGGTGGAGACGTACCTCGATATCCAGCGGGTGAAATACGCGGACCGGTTTACCGTTTCGTTCGACGTGGAAGAGAGCATTTTGGGTGACCGCGTGATCAAGCTGATCCTGCAGCCGTTCGTGGAGAACATTTTCAAGCATGCCTGGTTCGAGGACACGATCGCCATCCGCATCGTCGGCCGGAAGCTCGGGGACCGGATCGAGCTGAAGGTGATCGACAACGGAATCGGCATGAAGCCGGAAACGGTGAGGGGCCTGCTCGACGGACCGAGCCTATCGGGAGGTTACGGCCTGAAAAACGTGGACGAGCGGATCAAACTCCGATACGGCCCCGGTTACGGCATCGAAATCGCGAGCGTGTACGGCGGCGGTACCTCGGTTCGAATTCTGCTGCCGGCTGAGGACGTTCCCGAGCTGCGCGACGCCGAGCAAGCGCAAGGAGCGTAG
- a CDS encoding carbohydrate ABC transporter permease, which translates to MKTDRLLLAGIGYTALTVLAVFCLFPFILVVSSSLTQESTIIENGYQLFPSAFSTEAYRLLFDYPAQMLKAYGITIGVTAIGTVAGLFLTAMTAYVLARKDFKWRGKFSFFFFFTTLFSGGLVPWYLLIVNYLHLKDTFVVLILPMLLNVFYMIVMKSFMSGIPEAITESAKIDGAGDFLIFRRLILPLSKPALATIGLFIALGYWNDWYNALLFVQKDDLMPLQYYLYRMLGNMDGMRKAMMQSGAVVNMDLPTESLKMAMTIVATGPIMLAYPFIQRYFVRGLTIGSVKG; encoded by the coding sequence ATGAAAACAGATCGCCTGCTGCTTGCCGGAATCGGCTATACCGCGCTTACCGTACTCGCGGTGTTCTGCCTCTTTCCTTTCATTCTCGTCGTTTCCTCCTCTTTGACGCAGGAAAGCACGATCATCGAGAACGGCTACCAGCTGTTCCCGAGCGCTTTCTCGACGGAAGCTTACCGCCTTCTGTTCGACTATCCTGCCCAGATGCTCAAAGCTTACGGCATCACGATCGGCGTGACGGCGATCGGCACGGTCGCCGGCTTGTTCCTGACCGCGATGACGGCTTATGTGCTGGCCCGAAAAGATTTCAAATGGCGAGGGAAATTCTCGTTCTTCTTCTTCTTCACGACGCTGTTCAGCGGGGGCCTCGTGCCCTGGTACCTGTTGATCGTGAACTACCTTCACTTAAAGGACACTTTCGTCGTGCTGATCCTTCCTATGCTGCTCAACGTGTTCTACATGATCGTCATGAAATCGTTCATGAGCGGCATTCCCGAAGCGATCACGGAATCGGCGAAAATCGACGGAGCGGGCGACTTCCTCATTTTCCGCCGTTTGATTCTCCCGCTGTCGAAGCCGGCGCTCGCGACGATCGGACTGTTCATCGCCTTGGGCTATTGGAACGACTGGTACAACGCGCTGCTCTTCGTGCAGAAGGACGATTTGATGCCGCTGCAATATTATCTCTACCGGATGCTCGGCAACATGGACGGCATGCGCAAGGCGATGATGCAATCCGGAGCGGTCGTGAACATGGACCTGCCTACCGAAAGCCTGAAAATGGCGATGACCATCGTGGCGACGGGGCCCATCATGCTGGCTTACCCGTTCATCCAGCGGTATTTCGTGCGCGGACTCACGATCGGCTCCGTCAAAGGATGA
- a CDS encoding BsuPI-related putative proteinase inhibitor: protein MKKRLVMMLAGGAVLGSVLTAGVGYASDFMQTIKINTKPVTITLNGETIVSGDKANTYQNGKENVPAAFQYRATTYVPLNLMAKTFGKDIAWNGSTRTISLTDPAPQPGIWAGRLEPSLTATSDGKYTYSVKNQTERALKFEFTSSQRYDFAIKNDKGETVYLYSSLATFAQVLGEENLKQGESLSYDINVGELGLEKGTYILEAWLTPKDGTTGDISVPFIVK from the coding sequence ATGAAAAAACGACTGGTGATGATGTTGGCTGGCGGAGCGGTGCTGGGAAGCGTCTTGACGGCGGGCGTCGGATATGCAAGCGATTTCATGCAAACGATCAAAATCAATACGAAACCGGTCACGATCACGCTAAACGGCGAAACGATCGTATCGGGCGACAAGGCCAATACGTATCAGAACGGCAAAGAAAACGTGCCGGCTGCCTTCCAGTATCGCGCAACAACGTACGTGCCTCTCAACCTCATGGCGAAAACGTTCGGCAAAGATATCGCATGGAACGGTTCCACGCGAACGATTTCGCTCACCGATCCGGCTCCCCAGCCAGGCATTTGGGCGGGACGTTTGGAACCGAGCTTGACCGCAACCTCGGACGGCAAATATACGTACTCGGTGAAAAACCAAACCGAGCGCGCATTGAAATTCGAATTCACGTCCTCCCAGCGTTACGATTTCGCGATCAAGAACGACAAAGGGGAAACGGTGTACCTCTACTCTTCCCTCGCTACGTTCGCCCAGGTCCTGGGAGAAGAAAACTTGAAGCAAGGCGAATCGCTCTCGTACGATATCAACGTCGGCGAATTGGGTTTGGAGAAAGGGACTTACATCCTCGAAGCTTGGCTCACGCCTAAAGATGGAACGACCGGAGATATCTCCGTTCCGTTCATTGTGAAGTAA
- a CDS encoding ABC transporter permease, with protein sequence MNGQGFWGDVRKYRTLLLMLTPAVLFFILFAYVPMAGIVLAFKQFNYDGGIFGSPWNGFDNFRFFFDSGNAWMVTRNTALYNIAFILVNNLLQIFAAILLFEVAGKWFRKITQTVLFLPYFISWVVVGAIAYNLFNYDVGTVNAVLKAVGMEPIDIYNTAAYWPVILVAVAAWKTLGYGTVMYLAAITSIDTEMYEAAEIDGANVFQRIMRITVPNLFPTVIILFLLAVGNIFRGDFGMYYNMVGNNGLLFSSTDVIDTFVFRSLTTSNEIGMSAAAGFYQSVLGFATIMLANYAVRKYDKERALF encoded by the coding sequence ATGAACGGACAGGGTTTCTGGGGAGACGTCCGCAAATATCGAACCTTATTGCTGATGCTGACGCCGGCCGTCCTTTTTTTCATCCTGTTCGCTTACGTGCCGATGGCGGGCATCGTGCTGGCCTTCAAGCAGTTTAACTACGACGGCGGCATCTTCGGAAGTCCCTGGAACGGGTTCGACAACTTCCGGTTTTTCTTCGACTCGGGCAACGCCTGGATGGTGACGAGGAACACGGCGCTGTACAACATCGCGTTTATCCTGGTGAACAACCTGCTGCAAATTTTCGCCGCGATCCTGCTGTTCGAAGTGGCGGGGAAGTGGTTCCGCAAAATCACGCAGACGGTATTGTTCCTGCCTTACTTCATCTCTTGGGTCGTCGTCGGCGCCATTGCGTACAACCTGTTCAACTACGACGTGGGCACGGTGAACGCGGTATTGAAAGCGGTCGGCATGGAGCCGATCGACATCTATAATACGGCTGCCTACTGGCCGGTCATTCTCGTAGCGGTGGCGGCTTGGAAAACGCTCGGCTACGGAACCGTAATGTACTTGGCCGCCATCACGAGCATCGATACCGAGATGTACGAGGCGGCCGAAATCGACGGCGCCAACGTGTTTCAACGGATCATGAGGATCACGGTGCCCAACCTGTTCCCGACCGTCATCATTTTGTTCTTGCTGGCCGTCGGCAACATTTTCCGCGGGGATTTCGGGATGTACTACAACATGGTGGGCAACAACGGCTTGCTGTTCTCCTCCACCGACGTCATCGATACCTTCGTGTTCCGTTCGCTGACGACGTCGAATGAAATCGGCATGTCCGCGGCCGCCGGCTTCTACCAATCGGTGCTCGGCTTCGCGACGATCATGCTGGCGAACTACGCCGTGCGCAAATACGACAAAGAACGCGCGTTGTTCTAG